The Meiothermus cerbereus DSM 11376 sequence ACCGACTTCGACGATCCACTGGTGGTCTAGCCCACCCTGGCACTTGCTTTGCGCGAACCCCAAGCAAGTGCCAAAACCCAGGGGGGTTCGCGCAAGCCGAGAAATCGGCCAGGGGACATTGAAAACCCGCATTTGCCTCACCCCGCGCCACCCCGCGTCGGAAGCACTTTTGGGGGGGTTCGCGCAAACCCCCCCTTGAACCCCGTCCAGCACGCACGCTAGAATGAGGCCGTTGCACTCGGGCGAAAGCTCGAGTGAGGATTGAAACCNNNNNNNNNNNNNNNNNNNNNNNNNNNNNNNNNNNNNNNNNNNNNNNNNNNNNNNNNNNNNNNNNNNNNNNNNNNNNNNNNNNNNNNNNNNNNNNNNNNNNNNNNNNNNNNNNNNNNNNNNNNNNNNNNNNNNNNNNNNNNNNNNNNNNNNNNNNNNNNNNNNNNNNNNNNNNNNNNNNNNNNNNNNNNNNNNNNNNNNNNNNNNNNNNNNNNNNNNNNNNNNNNNNNNNNNNNNNNNNNNNNNNNNNNNNNNNNNNNNNNNNNNNNNNNNNNNNNNNNNNNNNNNNNNNNNNNNNNNNNNNNNNNNNNNNNNNNNNNNNNNNNNNNNNNNNNNNNNNNNNNNNNNNNNNNNNNNNNNNNNNNNNNNNNNNNNNNNNNNNNNNNNNNNNNNNNNNNNNNNNNNNNNNNNNNNNNNNNNNNNNNNNNNNNNNNNNNNNNNNNNNNNNNNNNNNNNNNNNNNNNNNNNNNNNNNNNNNNNNNNNNNNNNNNNNNNNNNNNNNNNNNNNNNNNNNNNNNNNNNNNNNNNNNNNNNNNNNNNNNNNNNNNNNNNNNNNNNNNNNNNNNNNNNNNNNNNNNNNNNNNNNNNNNNNNNNNNNNNNNNNNNNNNNNNNNNNNNNNNNNNNNNNNNNNNNNNNNNNNNNNNNNNNNNNNNNNNNNNNNNNNNNNNNNNNNNNNNNNNNNNNNNNNNNNNNNNNNNNNNNNNNNNNNNNNNNNNNNNNNNNNNNNNNNNNNNNNNNNNNNNNNNNNNNNNNNNNNNNNNNNNNNNNNNNNNNNNNNNNNNNNNNNNNNNNNNNNNNNNNNNNNNNNNNNNNNNNNNNNNNNNNNNNNNNNNNNNNNNNNNNNNNNNNNNNNNNNNNNNNNNNNNNNNNNNNNNNNNNNNNNNNNNNNNNNNNNNNNNNNNNNNNNNNNNNNNNNNNNNNNNNNNNNNNNNNNNNNNNNNNNNNNNNNNNNNNNNNNNNNNNNNNNNNNNNNNNNNNNNNNNNNNNNNNNNNNNNNNNNNNNNNNNNNNNNNNNNNNNNNNNNNNNNNNNNNNNNNNNNNNNNNNNNNNNNNNNNNNNNNNNNNNNNNNNNNNNNNNNNNNNNNNNNNNNNNNNNNNNNNNNNNNNNNNNNNNNNNNNNNNNNNNNNNNNNNNNNNNNNNNNNNNNNNNNNNNNNNNNNNNNNNNNNNNNNNNNNNNNNNNNNNNNNNNNNNNNNNNNNNNNNNNNNNNNNNNNNNNNNNNNNNNNNNNNNNNNNNNNNNNNNNNNNNNNNNNNNNNNNNNNNNNNNNNNNNNNNNNNNNNNNNNNNNNNNNNNNNNNNNNNNNNNNNNNNNNNNNNNNNNNNNNNNNNNNNNNNNNNNNNNNNNNNNNNNNNNNNNNNNNNNNNNNNNNNNNNNNNNNNNNNNNNNNNNNNNNNNNNNNNNNNNNNNNNNNNNNNNNNNNNNNNNNNNNNNNNNNNNNNNNNNNNNNNNNNNNNNNNNNNNNNNNNNNNNNNNNNNNNNNNNNNNNNNNNNNNNNNNNNNNNNNNNNNNNNNNNNNNNNNNNNNNNNNNNNNNNNNNNNNNNNNNNNNNNNNNNNNNNNNNNNNNNNNNNNNNNNNNNNNNNNNNNNNNNNNNNNNNNNNNNNNNNNNNNNNNNNNNNNNNNNNNNNNNNNNNNNNNNNNNNNNNNNNNNNNNNNNNNNNNNNNNNNNNNNNNNNNNNNNNNNNNNNNNNNNNNNNNNNNNNNNNNNNNNNNGTTGCACTCGGGCGAAAGCTCGAGTGAGGATTGAAACACGGGCCTAACGCCCAGAACATGAACGGGGAGCGCGTTGCACTCGGGCGAAAGCTCGAGTGAGGATTGAAACTCTTGCTGCGAACTCTGGGACGCTTATGACTGGTTGCACTCGGGCGAAAGCTCGAGCACAACCAAAACAACAACGCTTGTGGGCTAGGGAGGGGAACCCACAAGCGTTTTTGGGGATACCCACTTAGGTGGGTTGCTATATTTGTATCAGTGCCAGATGCGTTTGTGTAGGGAAAAAAGTCCTGCCTAGGCCATTTCGGGCATCTGGGCCAGGGCCACCTGCCCCAAAGCAATGCCTCCATCGCCAGGTGGCACAGCCTGGTTCCAGTACACCTCAAAACCCCGCGCCCGCAGCACGTGTAGGGCCAGCCCGTGCAGCAGGCGGTTTTGCCATACCCCACCCGAAAGTGCTACGGCAGAAAGGCCGTGCAGCTCGCGCAGGTGCTGGGCCATACTGGCTACCCCTTCGGCCAGGGCGTGGTGAAAGTGTCGGGCGATTTTTTCTCTGGCAAAGCCCTTTTGCATGTCGGTCAGGATGGCCTCGAGCAAAGGGCGGTAATCCCACTGAGGCGGGTTGGTAGGCAGGATGGAAAGGGTATAGCGGGCCTGGGACTCCGGCGGGGCGCTGCGGGCTATGCCCTCGAGCCACATGGCGGCCTGCCCCTCGAAGTCCTGGCGGCTATGGAAGCCCAGCAGGGCGGCCACCGTGTCGAACAGCCGACCAACGCTGCTGGTGGACGGGATGGGCAGCCTCGAGGCCAGCAGCTTCAGCCCTTGCTCCACCGGGTGCTGGGGCAGGTGGTCTTCCCAGTGGCGCAGCTCCCGAACAAACCCCACCGCAGCCTGAACCGGCAGCACGGCTGCGGCGTCGCCGCCCAGCAAGGGAGCGTAGCGCAAATGGGCCACCCGCCGCAGGCCCGTCTGCAGGGAACCCAGCATCACCTCGCCGCCCCAGATGGCCCCATCCAGCCCCAGCCCGGCCCCGTCGAAGGCAAACCCCAGCACCGGCTGGTCCCACAGGTGGTGTTCGGCCAGCACCGCGGCAATGTGGGCCTGGTGGTGCTGAACGGCCCGTTTGGGGCCGGGCAACTCGGCGGCGTACTGGGTGGAGGGGTAGTCGGGGTGCAGGTCGTGCACCACCAGGGTCTGCTCCAGATCCATCCGGTACATCTGGGTCAGGTCTCGGATGGTTTCGTAGAAAGCCAGGCGGGCCTCGAGTTCTTCCAGGTCGCCCAGATGCTGGCTCACAATCACCTGGCCGCGGGCAGCCAGGGCGATGCTGTTTTTGAGCATGGCCCCCAGTGCCAGAATGGGCCGCTGAAAGCGCTCCGATTGCAGGATGGGGGTCGGCGCGAAACTCCGCGCCCGGCGCAGCAGCATCGGCCTGCCATCGGCCAGGGCCGCTACCGAGTCGTCTACACGGCGGGCAATGGGTCGCTCACCGACCAGAAAATAGTCGGCCAGCCCCAGGAGCTTTTCGAGCTCCTCGTCGCGGTAGATCATGGGTTCACCCGAGCGGTTGGCGCTGGTCATCACCAGGAGGGGCGGGGCGCCCTCGGCAAAAAGCAGGTGCTGCAAGGGCGTGTAGGGCAGCATCACCCCCAGGTCGGGGCTGCCGGGGGCCAGGGCCTCGGGCAGCGGTTTGGGGCCTTTGGGCAGCAGCACGATGGGGCGCTCTGGGCTCTGCAAAAGCTCTTGAGCAGGCTCATCCAGTTCGACGTAGCCCCAGAGGGCCTCGAGGTCACGCGCCATCAGGGCCAGGGGCTTGTAGCGTCGCTTCTTGCGGGCCCGCAAGCGCTCTACTGCCTCGGCGCGGGTGGCATCGCAGGCCAGATGGTAGCCGCCCAGACCCTTGATGGTCAGAATCTGCCCCAGGCGCAACAGCCGTGCGGCTTCCTCGATGGCCGGGTGCTGCGAGGCAATAGGCTGCAACTGGGCGTTCCACAGATGAACCTGAGGGCCGCACACGGGGCAGGCGATGGGCTGGGCGTGAAAACGGCGGTTGTAGGGGTCGTGGTACTCGGCGGCGCATTCCGGGCACATCGCGAAGGCCCGCATGGTGGTGTGGGGGCGGTCGTAGGGCAGTTGCAGGGTGATGCTGTAGCGGGGGCCGCAGTTGGTGCAGTTAATGAAGGGGTGGCGGTAGCGGCGGTCGCTGGGGTCGAAGAGCTCCTGCAAGCAGTCGGGGCAGAGGGTGAGGTCGGGGGAGATGCGGGTGGAAAGGGGGCCTTTGGCCTCGCTCTGGACAATGGCAAACCCACCGGGCAGGCGGCCTGGCTGCTGCTCTAGGATTTCCACCTGCTCGACCCGGGCCGCCGGGGGGGCCTCGGCGGAAATGGCCCGAACCAGGGCCTCCAGCGCATCGGGCGGCCCCGAGACCTCTATCAGAACGCCCTCGAGGTCGTTCTGCACCCAGCCCGAAAGCCCCAGGCGCGTAGCCAGGCGAAACACGAAGGGCCGGAAGCCCACCCCCTGCACCACACCCCGCACCCGCAAGCGCAGGGTCTGTGCCTCAGGGGGGCCAGATAGGTGGCGCATAAGGGGCGCTAAACGCCGTGCGCGTTTTGGGGCATCGCCCGCCCCAGAAGCGCAAACAGGTAGTGATACCAGTCCGGCATACCTGCCCCGCTTCTGGCCGAGACCTCCAGCACCCGGGCCTGGGGTGCGACCAGGCGCAGGTTTTCCAGGGCCCGGCTGCGGTCGAAGCCCAGCACTTCGGCTAGGTCGCTCTTGGTGAGGAGCACCAGGTCGGCCTCTTTGAAGACGCGGGGGTATTTGAGGGGCTTGTCCTCGCCCTCGGTGGTGGAAAAAAGCACCACTTTGGCGCTTTCGCCCAGGTCGTAGGCGGCGGGGCAGACTAGGTTGCCCACGTTTTCGATGAAGAGCAGATCAAGTTCCTCTAGGTTGATTGCATCAAGGGCCCGCGAGACCATGGCGGCCTCGAGGTGGCACAGGCTGCCGGTCTGGATCTGCACCGCGGTGGCCCCGCCCACCTGAAGGCGCTGGGCATCGTTGTCGGTAGCCAGGTCGCCCACGATGACCGCCATCTGCAGGTGGGGCGCAAGCTCCTGCAAGGTGCGCGACAGCAGGGTGGTTTTGCCCGACCCTGGCGAAGAAAGCAGGTTTAGGGTCTTGACCCTAGCCGCCTCCAGGCGCTGGCGGTTGGCGGCGGCGTACTGGTTGTTGAGGGCCATCACGCCCTTCTCCACCTGAATGCGCCGCCCGCGCTCCTCGGTGTTTTCGGCCAGCACCGACAGGCCAATCTCTATCTCTTTGCGCTCGTTCATGGGCTCTCCTCTACTCTACCTCCAGGTAGTCCACTCCTAGCTCGAGGCCCTGCTCGAGGGTGGCGGTGGGCTTTTTGCAGACCGGACACAAAGCGATACCAAAGGGGCTTGCCACCTCAAACTCCTTCTTGCACGCCTCGCAATAAGCCACCAGCGGCACCCACTGCACCGCCAGCCGGGCCTGCTGGGCCAGGGTTCCTTGCTTGGCGGCCTCAAAGGCGAACTCGAGGGCCTCCTTTTCCACCCCGCTCAGGGCCCCCACCCGCAGGCCAATCTCGCGGATGGCACGGGCCCCTTCGCGGCGGGCGTAGGCCTCGGCGATCTCGAGAATGCTTCTAGCCAGACCCAGCTCATGCATATATCCCTTATAGCGCCAGAGCCGCTGTGTTTAGGCCAGTTTAGCAACTCCTGCTCAGACAGATGCCCCTGAGGACTTTTGCCCCGTTGCCGCAGGACTATGGCGGTGCTAACCTCAAATCCAGGTGCGCCCTATATCAACTACTGGCCAAAGGAGGTAATCCCATGTGTTTGGCGATTCCAGCCAAACTGCTTGGTTTTCAAGACGAAACTCGCCAGCTCGGTATGGTCGAGGTCTCGGGCGTGCGTCGGCAGGTCAACCTCATGCTTTTAGCACAGGAAGCACTAAAACCGGGCGACTGGGTGCTGATTCACGTGGGCTTTGCCATGAGCAAAATCAGCGAGGAGATGGCTCATGAACAGCTCCGCACCCTGCACCTGCTGGGCGAGGCCAACGCAGCCCTGGATGAGCTCGAGGGCTACCAGTTTGCCGAGGAGGAGCAAAGGCCAGATGCCCCCAGTTGATCTGGAGTTTTACAGTAGCTGCACCCTCGACCAGGACGGCTGCACCACCTGCGGTGATGTGGCGGTGCCGGTCTACGTGGTAAAAGTAGAAGGCTGCGAAGCCCTGGTAGAAGACCGTTCGGGCCAGCAGGCCAGCGTAGCCATCGACTTGTTTCCCGACCTGCAAATAGGTGATGTGCTCCTGGTACATATGGGCGTCGCCATTCACAGGCTACCCCGGCCCTCGAGCGCACAGGAGGAACCGTGAAATACGTCGACGAGTTCCGCGACCCCCAGCTCATCGAAATGGCGGCTGCAGAAATTCGCCGCCTTGCCCATCCCGAACGGCGCTACCGCATCATGGAGGTCTGCGGCGGGCACACCCATGCCATTTACCGCTTTGGCCTACAGGATTTGCTGCCCGAGAACCTCGAGCTCATTCACGGGCCCGGCTGCCCGGTGTGTGTGCTGCCCATGGGCCGGGTGGACGACGGCCTCAAGCTGGCCCAGAATCCACAGGTCACCCTTACGGCCTTTGGCGACATGATGCGTGTTCCCGGCCAGATGGGCTCGCCCCTCGAGCTAAAGGCAAAAGGCGCGGATATCCGCATGGTGTACTCACCGC is a genomic window containing:
- the hypF gene encoding carbamoyltransferase HypF, which produces MRHLSGPPEAQTLRLRVRGVVQGVGFRPFVFRLATRLGLSGWVQNDLEGVLIEVSGPPDALEALVRAISAEAPPAARVEQVEILEQQPGRLPGGFAIVQSEAKGPLSTRISPDLTLCPDCLQELFDPSDRRYRHPFINCTNCGPRYSITLQLPYDRPHTTMRAFAMCPECAAEYHDPYNRRFHAQPIACPVCGPQVHLWNAQLQPIASQHPAIEEAARLLRLGQILTIKGLGGYHLACDATRAEAVERLRARKKRRYKPLALMARDLEALWGYVELDEPAQELLQSPERPIVLLPKGPKPLPEALAPGSPDLGVMLPYTPLQHLLFAEGAPPLLVMTSANRSGEPMIYRDEELEKLLGLADYFLVGERPIARRVDDSVAALADGRPMLLRRARSFAPTPILQSERFQRPILALGAMLKNSIALAARGQVIVSQHLGDLEELEARLAFYETIRDLTQMYRMDLEQTLVVHDLHPDYPSTQYAAELPGPKRAVQHHQAHIAAVLAEHHLWDQPVLGFAFDGAGLGLDGAIWGGEVMLGSLQTGLRRVAHLRYAPLLGGDAAAVLPVQAAVGFVRELRHWEDHLPQHPVEQGLKLLASRLPIPSTSSVGRLFDTVAALLGFHSRQDFEGQAAMWLEGIARSAPPESQARYTLSILPTNPPQWDYRPLLEAILTDMQKGFAREKIARHFHHALAEGVASMAQHLRELHGLSAVALSGGVWQNRLLHGLALHVLRARGFEVYWNQAVPPGDGGIALGQVALAQMPEMA
- the hypB gene encoding hydrogenase nickel incorporation protein HypB — translated: MNERKEIEIGLSVLAENTEERGRRIQVEKGVMALNNQYAAANRQRLEAARVKTLNLLSSPGSGKTTLLSRTLQELAPHLQMAVIVGDLATDNDAQRLQVGGATAVQIQTGSLCHLEAAMVSRALDAINLEELDLLFIENVGNLVCPAAYDLGESAKVVLFSTTEGEDKPLKYPRVFKEADLVLLTKSDLAEVLGFDRSRALENLRLVAPQARVLEVSARSGAGMPDWYHYLFALLGRAMPQNAHGV
- the hypA gene encoding hydrogenase maturation nickel metallochaperone HypA, with the protein product MHELGLARSILEIAEAYARREGARAIREIGLRVGALSGVEKEALEFAFEAAKQGTLAQQARLAVQWVPLVAYCEACKKEFEVASPFGIALCPVCKKPTATLEQGLELGVDYLEVE
- a CDS encoding HypC/HybG/HupF family hydrogenase formation chaperone, which gives rise to MCLAIPAKLLGFQDETRQLGMVEVSGVRRQVNLMLLAQEALKPGDWVLIHVGFAMSKISEEMAHEQLRTLHLLGEANAALDELEGYQFAEEEQRPDAPS
- a CDS encoding HypC/HybG/HupF family hydrogenase formation chaperone, whose protein sequence is MPPVDLEFYSSCTLDQDGCTTCGDVAVPVYVVKVEGCEALVEDRSGQQASVAIDLFPDLQIGDVLLVHMGVAIHRLPRPSSAQEEP